From one Formosa sediminum genomic stretch:
- a CDS encoding thioredoxin family protein, whose amino-acid sequence MEATQQIVKNEIIQSGLDHSMSYQEFRELVKTLSKTGGATGHEQTAALVGYTKVNESRMKRWDKTLKVSEKDTKSIQDFKGDITWLVIAESWCGDAAHVMPVINKVAELNDNINLRVVLRDDHDALMNLFLTNGGKSIPKLIMIDNTTGEVVNTFGPRPTIATKLVADYKAEHGVLTAEFKESLQTWYNLNKGQSTIADLIELLKY is encoded by the coding sequence ATGGAAGCAACACAACAAATCGTAAAAAATGAGATTATTCAATCGGGTTTAGATCACTCTATGTCTTATCAAGAGTTTAGAGAATTAGTTAAAACATTATCTAAAACAGGAGGAGCAACTGGTCATGAGCAAACGGCAGCTTTAGTTGGATATACTAAAGTTAATGAAAGTCGCATGAAGCGTTGGGATAAAACTTTAAAAGTGTCAGAAAAAGATACTAAATCTATTCAAGATTTTAAAGGCGATATTACCTGGTTGGTGATTGCAGAAAGCTGGTGTGGAGATGCTGCACACGTTATGCCTGTAATAAATAAAGTAGCAGAATTAAATGATAATATAAACTTAAGGGTTGTATTACGTGACGATCATGATGCATTAATGAATCTTTTTTTAACTAATGGAGGGAAATCAATTCCAAAATTAATTATGATTGACAATACAACTGGAGAGGTTGTAAACACATTTGGACCAAGACCTACAATAGCAACAAAACTAGTTGCAGACTATAAAGCGGAACACGGGGTTTTAACAGCAGAATTTAAAGAATCTTTACAAACTTGGTATAATTTAAATAAGGGGCAAAGTACAATTGCAGATTTAATAGAGCTACTTAAATATTAG
- a CDS encoding undecaprenyl-diphosphate phosphatase — METIDAIILGIIQGLTEFLPVSSSGHLEIGKAILGDHSVPEESLLFTVVLHFATALSTMVIFRKDIFELIKGALKFEWNEDLQFIAKIALSMLPAVIIGLFFEEQLEALFGGNLLLVGAMLLITAVLLFLADKAKDTGKPVTFMNAFIIGISQAIAMLPGISRSGATISTSVLLGNDKTKAARFSFLMVVPLIFGKIAKDILGGELNLESTNITALSAGFVAAFICGLFACTWMISLVKKSKLSYFAIYCAIVGCIAIGYTVLN, encoded by the coding sequence ATGGAAACTATAGATGCAATTATCCTTGGCATTATTCAAGGGCTTACCGAATTTTTACCAGTATCCTCTAGTGGACATTTAGAAATTGGTAAAGCCATATTGGGCGACCATTCTGTACCAGAAGAAAGCTTACTTTTTACTGTTGTACTACATTTTGCTACAGCTTTAAGTACCATGGTTATCTTTAGAAAAGATATTTTTGAGCTTATTAAAGGTGCTTTAAAATTTGAGTGGAACGAAGATTTACAATTCATTGCTAAAATTGCACTTTCAATGCTACCAGCGGTAATTATTGGTTTATTTTTTGAAGAACAATTAGAGGCGCTTTTTGGCGGAAACTTACTTTTAGTAGGCGCTATGTTACTAATTACTGCTGTATTACTATTCTTAGCAGACAAAGCTAAAGACACTGGTAAACCGGTAACTTTTATGAATGCGTTTATTATTGGAATTTCTCAAGCAATTGCCATGCTTCCGGGTATTTCAAGATCTGGAGCTACAATTTCGACTTCTGTTTTACTCGGAAACGACAAAACTAAAGCCGCACGTTTTTCGTTTTTAATGGTTGTACCATTAATCTTCGGAAAAATCGCTAAAGACATTTTAGGAGGAGAATTAAATTTAGAAAGCACAAACATTACAGCACTTTCTGCTGGTTTTGTAGCAGCTTTTATATGTGGGCTTTTTGCTTGTACTTGGATGATTTCGTTAGTTAAAAAAAGTAAATTATCATATTTTGCTATTTATTGTGCTATTGTAGGGTGTATTGCCATTGGATATACAGTTTTAAATTAA
- the ald gene encoding alanine dehydrogenase, with the protein MKIGVPKEIKNNENRVGMTPAGVFELVNQGHTVYVQSTAGEGSGFFDEVYQEAGAIILETIQDVYQSSDMIVKVKEPIQEEYDLIQPNQIVFTYFHFASSEALTLAMLKSNAVCIAYETVEDEDGTLPLLTPMSEVAGRMAIQQGAKYLEKPIKGRGILLGGVPGVTPGKVLILGAGVVGVQAAKMAAGLGAHVTIMDVNMKRLRYVNDIMPSHVVTEYSSVYNIKKHIQTHDLIIGGVLLKGGKAPKLITRAMLKDMRPGTVLVDVAVDQGGCMETTKATTHEDPTFIIDDIVHYCVANMPGAVPYTSTLALTNVTLPYVLKLANKGWEKACAEDASLAYGLNIVNGKIVYKEITEAFEWGVEYYA; encoded by the coding sequence ATGAAAATTGGTGTTCCAAAAGAAATTAAAAACAACGAGAATCGCGTAGGGATGACTCCGGCAGGAGTTTTCGAATTAGTTAATCAAGGTCATACCGTTTATGTGCAATCTACAGCGGGAGAAGGTAGTGGTTTTTTTGATGAGGTGTATCAGGAAGCTGGCGCCATCATTTTAGAAACTATTCAAGATGTTTATCAGTCTAGCGATATGATAGTTAAAGTGAAAGAACCTATACAAGAAGAATATGATTTAATTCAGCCCAATCAAATCGTATTTACCTATTTTCATTTTGCGTCTAGTGAAGCATTAACCTTAGCGATGTTAAAAAGTAATGCGGTTTGTATTGCTTATGAGACTGTTGAAGATGAAGATGGAACCTTGCCTTTACTAACACCAATGTCTGAAGTTGCAGGTAGAATGGCCATTCAGCAAGGAGCTAAATATTTAGAAAAACCTATTAAAGGTCGTGGTATCTTATTAGGTGGTGTACCTGGTGTTACACCCGGAAAAGTGTTAATTTTGGGTGCTGGAGTTGTAGGCGTACAAGCCGCCAAAATGGCCGCTGGATTAGGCGCACATGTAACCATTATGGATGTTAATATGAAACGTTTACGCTACGTTAACGATATTATGCCAAGCCATGTGGTAACCGAATATTCTAGTGTATATAATATTAAAAAACACATTCAAACACACGATTTAATTATTGGAGGTGTGCTTCTAAAAGGAGGTAAAGCACCTAAATTAATTACAAGAGCAATGTTAAAAGATATGCGACCAGGAACGGTGTTGGTTGATGTCGCTGTAGACCAGGGTGGATGCATGGAAACGACTAAAGCAACGACGCACGAAGACCCAACTTTTATAATAGATGATATTGTACACTATTGTGTTGCAAATATGCCGGGCGCTGTACCTTATACATCTACTTTAGCATTAACAAATGTAACTTTACCTTATGTATTAAAATTAGCTAATAAGGGATGGGAAAAAGCTTGTGCCGAAGATGCATCTTTAGCGTACGGATTAAACATTGTAAATGGTAAAATTGTATACAAAGAAATTACAGAAGCGTTTGAATGGGGTGTAGAATATTATGCTTAA
- the aat gene encoding leucyl/phenylalanyl-tRNA--protein transferase, which translates to MKFLNDKIEFPNIEEATSEGLIAVGGDLSTDRLLLAYKRGIFPWFEDDKAILWWSPDPRFVLYPEELKVSKSMRQFLRNCDLTVTVNTAFPDVIKACASIKRNGQEGTWITNNMTKAYIELHEMGFAKSVEVWQDKQLVGGFYGLDLGNNVFCGESMFSKISNASKAAFITFVQNTNYKVIDCQIYTHHLESLGGRSIPRATYLSYL; encoded by the coding sequence ATGAAATTTTTAAATGATAAAATAGAGTTTCCTAATATTGAAGAAGCGACATCGGAAGGATTAATTGCTGTTGGTGGAGATTTATCTACAGACCGCTTACTATTAGCGTACAAACGTGGTATATTCCCTTGGTTTGAAGATGATAAAGCTATTTTATGGTGGTCTCCAGATCCACGTTTTGTATTGTATCCAGAAGAACTTAAAGTGTCTAAAAGTATGCGACAGTTTTTACGTAATTGTGATTTAACAGTTACAGTAAATACTGCATTTCCTGATGTAATTAAAGCGTGCGCAAGTATTAAACGTAATGGTCAGGAAGGTACGTGGATAACTAATAATATGACTAAGGCATATATAGAATTACATGAAATGGGCTTTGCAAAATCTGTTGAGGTCTGGCAAGATAAACAACTTGTAGGTGGTTTTTATGGTCTGGATTTAGGTAATAATGTATTTTGCGGTGAAAGCATGTTTTCCAAAATAAGTAATGCCAGTAAAGCAGCTTTTATCACGTTTGTTCAAAATACAAATTATAAAGTTATAGATTGCCAAATTTATACACACCATTTAGAAAGCTTAGGAGGACGTTCTATACCAAGAGCGACATATTTAAGTTATCTTTAA
- a CDS encoding DUF3127 domain-containing protein, whose product MEVQGKVKMIGETQTFGSNGFRKRELVVTTEEQYPQHILVEFVQDKTDLLNSYSVGQNVKVSINLRGREWVNPQGETKYFNSIQGWRIEAVQDAASGSVPPVPPADAFEPASSLNEDDHDDLPF is encoded by the coding sequence ATGGAAGTACAAGGAAAAGTAAAAATGATAGGAGAAACCCAAACCTTTGGTAGTAATGGGTTTAGAAAAAGAGAATTGGTAGTTACAACCGAAGAACAATATCCTCAACATATATTAGTAGAATTTGTTCAAGATAAAACAGATTTACTAAACAGTTACAGCGTAGGACAAAACGTAAAAGTGAGTATTAATTTAAGAGGTAGAGAATGGGTTAATCCTCAAGGAGAAACTAAATATTTTAACTCAATTCAAGGTTGGAGAATAGAAGCCGTACAAGATGCAGCTTCAGGTTCTGTTCCTCCAGTACCACCAGCAGATGCTTTTGAACCAGCATCTAGCTTAAATGAAGACGATCACGACGATTTACCTTTCTAG
- a CDS encoding zinc metallopeptidase translates to MYTYYILIGAIALVSWLVSNKLKSKFKTYSKVHLRNGMTGKEIAEKMLADNGIRDVRVISTPGQLTDHYNPANKTVNLSESVYLHANAAAAAVAAHECGHAVQHAQAYSWLTMRSQLVPAVNIFSKMSQWLVFGGLVLGAASGAGIGFWVSIVGLLMMGIATLFSFITLPVEYDASNRALAWLKNKNMLAPNEYDGAEDALKWAARTYLVAALGALASLLYWAMQILGNRN, encoded by the coding sequence ATGTATACATATTATATCCTTATAGGAGCTATTGCCTTAGTAAGTTGGTTGGTGAGTAATAAGCTTAAATCTAAATTTAAGACCTACTCTAAAGTACATTTAAGAAATGGCATGACTGGTAAAGAAATTGCTGAAAAAATGCTAGCGGATAATGGTATTCGCGATGTTCGAGTTATTTCTACCCCAGGACAATTAACAGACCATTACAATCCAGCAAACAAAACGGTAAATTTAAGCGAGTCGGTGTATTTACATGCTAATGCCGCGGCAGCAGCTGTTGCAGCTCACGAATGTGGTCATGCAGTTCAGCATGCTCAAGCATATAGTTGGTTAACTATGCGCTCTCAATTAGTTCCAGCTGTTAATATATTTTCTAAAATGTCACAATGGTTGGTATTTGGAGGTTTAGTTTTAGGAGCTGCCTCTGGTGCAGGTATAGGGTTTTGGGTGTCTATTGTAGGTTTATTAATGATGGGTATTGCAACTCTATTTAGTTTTATAACGTTACCAGTAGAATATGATGCGAGTAATAGAGCTTTGGCTTGGTTAAAAAATAAAAATATGCTTGCTCCTAATGAATATGATGGTGCAGAAGATGCTCTTAAATGGGCTGCAAGAACATATTTAGTAGCTGCTTTAGGTGCTTTAGCCTCTTTATTATATTGGGCCATGCAAATTTTAGGAAACAGAAATTAA
- a CDS encoding DUF3098 domain-containing protein: MGEQKQKKLSENEFIFGKKNYKFMLIGLGVIALGFILMSGGGSDDPNVFSPDIFSFRRIRLAPTLVLIGFGIQIYAILLNPNKK; this comes from the coding sequence ATGGGAGAACAAAAACAAAAAAAACTTTCTGAAAACGAATTTATCTTTGGAAAGAAAAACTATAAATTTATGCTTATTGGATTAGGTGTAATTGCTTTAGGATTTATTTTAATGTCTGGTGGAGGTAGTGACGACCCTAACGTATTTAGTCCAGATATTTTTAGTTTTAGACGTATTAGACTTGCACCAACACTAGTCCTTATCGGTTTCGGGATTCAGATTTATGCTATACTTTTAAATCCGAATAAAAAATAA
- the leuS gene encoding leucine--tRNA ligase, with translation MTYNFNDIEAKWQKYWAEHKTFQAKNQSEKPKYYVLDMFPYPSGAGLHVGHPLGYIASDIYARYKRHKGFNVLHPQGYDSFGLPAEQYAIQTGQHPAITTETNIATYRRQLDKIGFSFDWSREVRTSNPEYYKWTQWIFIQLFNSWFNNDTAKAEAISTLETLFSKEGNATVNAVCDDNVEAFTAEDWNGFSADKKQAVLLQYRLTYLAETEVNWCPELGTVLANDEIVNGVSERGGYPVIRKKMTQWSMRISAYAERLLQGLNDIDWTDSLKESQRNWIGKSVGASVTFNVKGYDDKIEVFTTRPDTIFGVSFMTLAPEHELVSKIVTADQKEAVEAYIEKTAKRSERERMADVKTISGVFTGAYAEHPFTKEPIAIWIGDYVLASYGTGAVMAVPCGDQRDYDFAKHFDIAIPNIFEGVDISEAAFGEKGNTKLTNSDFLNGLAYKEATKKVIAELESLGQGEGKTNYRLRDAVFSRQRYWGEPFPVYYVNGKPQMIATEHLPIRLPEVEKYLPTETGEPPLGRADVWAWCTETHTVVSNENINNTTVFPLELNTMPGWAGSSWYFFRYMEEASKRGDAFASEEALNYWESVDLYIGGSEHATGHLLYSRFWVKFLKDRGFVNIEEPFKKLINQGMILGTSAFVYREEGTNTYLSHGLIEGKKVTPIHVKVQYVNASDELDIDGLKTDGEFGEDFKDAEFILEDDVYKVGREVEKMSKSKYNVVNPDQICVDYGADSLRLYEMFLGPLEQAKPWNTAGITGVDGFLKKVWKLYVGEDGLNVTDVEPTKDNLKTLHKTIKKVQEDIENFSFNTSVSTFMIAVNEFNAQKCVSKSVLEPFLILLSPYAPHIAEELWSQLGNSESISEAPFPEFDASQLVESSKVYPISFNGKMRFTLELSLDLSKDELEKIVMAHEKTQEQLQGRTPKKVIVVPGKIINIVG, from the coding sequence ATGACTTATAATTTTAACGACATAGAAGCCAAATGGCAAAAATATTGGGCAGAACACAAAACGTTTCAAGCCAAAAATCAATCTGAAAAACCTAAATATTATGTACTCGACATGTTTCCTTATCCTTCGGGAGCAGGATTGCACGTAGGGCATCCGTTAGGATATATTGCTTCAGATATTTATGCCCGTTATAAACGTCATAAAGGGTTTAATGTATTGCACCCACAAGGTTACGATAGCTTTGGTTTACCGGCAGAGCAATATGCCATACAAACAGGGCAGCACCCTGCAATTACTACCGAGACTAATATTGCAACCTACCGTAGACAATTAGATAAGATTGGATTTTCGTTCGATTGGTCTCGCGAAGTGCGTACCTCGAATCCGGAATATTATAAATGGACACAATGGATTTTTATTCAGTTGTTCAATTCTTGGTTTAATAACGATACTGCTAAAGCCGAAGCAATTTCAACTTTAGAAACTCTTTTTTCTAAAGAAGGTAATGCTACTGTAAATGCGGTATGCGACGATAATGTTGAAGCGTTTACAGCAGAAGATTGGAACGGATTTTCTGCAGATAAAAAACAAGCTGTTTTATTACAATACCGTTTAACCTATTTGGCAGAAACTGAAGTAAATTGGTGCCCAGAATTAGGAACCGTTTTAGCAAACGACGAGATTGTAAATGGCGTGTCTGAGCGTGGAGGATATCCTGTAATTCGAAAAAAAATGACCCAATGGAGCATGCGTATTTCTGCTTATGCAGAGCGTTTACTTCAAGGCTTAAATGATATTGACTGGACGGATTCGTTGAAAGAAAGTCAGCGCAACTGGATTGGAAAATCGGTTGGTGCTTCGGTAACCTTTAATGTAAAAGGCTACGACGATAAAATTGAGGTATTTACTACACGTCCCGATACGATTTTTGGTGTGAGTTTCATGACCTTGGCACCAGAGCACGAATTGGTGTCTAAAATTGTAACGGCCGACCAAAAAGAGGCTGTAGAAGCTTATATTGAAAAAACAGCTAAACGTAGCGAGCGCGAGCGTATGGCCGATGTAAAAACCATTTCGGGTGTGTTTACAGGAGCCTATGCCGAGCATCCGTTTACTAAAGAACCTATTGCGATTTGGATTGGAGATTACGTGTTAGCGAGCTACGGTACAGGAGCTGTTATGGCGGTACCTTGTGGTGACCAACGTGATTACGATTTCGCAAAACATTTTGATATCGCTATTCCAAATATTTTTGAAGGCGTAGATATTTCTGAAGCTGCTTTCGGGGAAAAAGGAAACACAAAACTTACAAATAGTGATTTTTTAAACGGATTGGCGTATAAAGAAGCAACCAAAAAAGTAATTGCCGAATTAGAATCACTTGGGCAAGGAGAAGGAAAAACAAACTACCGTTTACGCGATGCCGTGTTTAGTCGTCAGCGCTATTGGGGAGAGCCATTTCCGGTGTATTATGTAAATGGAAAACCACAAATGATTGCAACCGAACATTTACCAATTCGTTTGCCAGAAGTAGAAAAATATTTACCAACCGAAACCGGAGAGCCACCTTTAGGTCGTGCCGATGTTTGGGCTTGGTGTACAGAAACTCATACCGTTGTTAGCAACGAAAACATAAATAATACCACTGTATTTCCATTAGAGTTAAACACTATGCCAGGTTGGGCGGGAAGCTCTTGGTATTTCTTCCGTTATATGGAAGAAGCGTCTAAACGCGGCGATGCCTTTGCTAGCGAAGAGGCGCTTAACTATTGGGAAAGCGTTGATTTATATATTGGTGGTAGCGAACATGCCACTGGGCATTTATTGTATTCTCGTTTCTGGGTGAAATTTTTAAAAGACCGCGGATTTGTAAATATTGAAGAACCTTTTAAAAAGCTGATTAACCAAGGGATGATTTTGGGGACTAGTGCTTTTGTATATCGTGAAGAAGGAACAAATACTTACCTTTCTCATGGTTTAATTGAAGGAAAAAAGGTGACGCCTATACATGTAAAAGTACAATATGTAAATGCTTCAGATGAATTAGATATTGATGGATTAAAAACTGATGGTGAATTTGGAGAAGATTTTAAAGATGCTGAATTTATTTTAGAAGATGATGTGTACAAAGTAGGTCGCGAAGTCGAAAAAATGTCGAAATCTAAATACAATGTGGTTAACCCAGACCAGATTTGTGTGGATTACGGCGCAGATAGTTTAAGACTTTACGAAATGTTCTTAGGGCCATTAGAGCAAGCGAAACCTTGGAATACAGCCGGAATTACAGGAGTAGATGGATTCCTTAAAAAAGTTTGGAAGCTATATGTTGGTGAAGATGGTTTAAATGTAACTGATGTAGAGCCAACAAAAGACAACCTTAAAACGCTTCATAAAACCATTAAAAAGGTACAAGAAGACATCGAGAATTTCTCTTTTAATACGTCGGTATCTACGTTTATGATTGCGGTAAACGAGTTTAATGCACAAAAATGTGTAAGTAAATCGGTATTAGAGCCGTTTTTAATCTTGTTATCGCCTTATGCGCCACATATTGCAGAAGAATTATGGAGTCAGTTAGGGAATTCAGAATCTATTTCTGAAGCACCTTTCCCAGAGTTTGATGCGAGTCAGTTGGTAGAGAGTAGTAAAGTATACCCTATATCTTTTAACGGGAAAATGCGTTTCACTCTAGAGTTATCTCTAGATTTATCTAAAGACGAATTAGAGAAAATAGTAATGGCTCACGAGAAAACCCAAGAGCAATTACAAGGGCGTACTCCTAAAAAGGTAATTGTAGTGCCAGGAAAAATTATAAATATTGTTGGGTAA
- the truB gene encoding tRNA pseudouridine(55) synthase TruB has product MKKTLDDYIDGQVLLIDKPLHWTSFQAVNKLRWEIRQAFNIKKIKVGHAGTLDPLATGLLVICTGKMTKQIDTFQGQIKEYTGTIVLGSTTPSFDLETEINETFPTAHITPELIHATTQQFIGEIQQYPPVFSAIKKDGKRMYELARAGVAVDIKPRTIQITEFEITNISDTKVEFRVICSKGTYIRSLANDFGKALNSGAHLAELCRTRIGDFKVKDAVSPEQFIAQLKD; this is encoded by the coding sequence ATGAAGAAAACACTAGACGATTACATAGACGGACAAGTATTACTAATAGACAAACCATTACACTGGACGTCGTTTCAGGCGGTAAATAAACTGCGTTGGGAAATCCGTCAGGCGTTTAATATAAAAAAAATAAAAGTTGGTCATGCCGGCACGTTAGACCCGTTAGCTACTGGATTATTAGTGATTTGCACGGGTAAAATGACTAAGCAAATAGACACTTTTCAAGGGCAGATAAAAGAATACACTGGTACTATTGTATTAGGAAGCACAACACCTTCTTTTGATTTAGAAACCGAAATAAACGAAACCTTTCCTACAGCTCACATTACACCTGAATTAATTCACGCTACAACACAACAATTTATTGGCGAGATACAACAATATCCGCCCGTATTTTCTGCCATTAAAAAAGATGGTAAACGTATGTACGAATTAGCTCGAGCTGGTGTTGCGGTAGATATAAAACCCAGAACCATTCAAATTACTGAATTTGAAATTACCAATATCTCTGATACGAAAGTCGAATTTAGAGTAATTTGTAGCAAAGGCACTTACATACGTTCTTTGGCTAACGATTTTGGTAAAGCTTTAAATTCTGGAGCACACTTAGCTGAACTGTGCCGTACAAGAATTGGCGATTTTAAAGTTAAAGATGCGGTAAGTCCTGAACAGTTTATAGCTCAATTAAAAGACTAA
- a CDS encoding cell division protein FtsX — translation MSSSFENYQKRRLISSYFSVVLSIALVLFLLGLLGMLVLNTKKLADHFKEQVVVTIYLKDTAKEVETKQLEKSLTMADYVKTTEYVSKEQAAEFMKAENGEDFMNFLGFNPLQNSIDVHLKADYVTSEHLKTISDEALSKTFVDEVRYDNDLVTLMNENVKRISFWILVVSGIFTLIAVLLINSSIRLSVYSKRFTIKTMQMVGATKHFIRRPFVWKSVKLGIIGAVLALIGMAIVFYYLNKTFPDLELLNNPILIGGLFVTIFILGIVITWISTFIATQRFLNLKTDQLYY, via the coding sequence ATGAGCTCATCTTTTGAAAACTATCAAAAACGCCGATTAATATCGTCTTATTTTTCTGTGGTATTGAGTATTGCTTTAGTATTATTTTTACTTGGTTTACTAGGTATGCTTGTACTGAACACCAAAAAACTTGCCGACCATTTTAAGGAGCAAGTTGTGGTAACTATTTATTTAAAAGATACTGCCAAAGAGGTGGAAACCAAACAGCTTGAAAAAAGCCTAACTATGGCCGATTATGTTAAGACTACCGAATATGTATCTAAGGAGCAAGCTGCAGAATTTATGAAAGCTGAAAACGGTGAAGATTTTATGAACTTTTTAGGCTTTAATCCCTTACAAAACTCTATAGATGTACACTTAAAAGCCGATTATGTAACCTCAGAACATTTAAAAACAATATCTGATGAAGCGCTATCTAAAACATTTGTGGACGAAGTACGCTACGATAACGATTTGGTGACATTAATGAATGAAAATGTAAAACGCATTAGTTTCTGGATTTTAGTAGTAAGCGGTATTTTTACATTAATAGCTGTATTATTAATTAACAGTTCGATCAGACTTTCTGTATACTCAAAACGCTTTACCATTAAAACCATGCAAATGGTTGGTGCTACTAAGCATTTTATAAGACGCCCTTTTGTTTGGAAGAGTGTAAAACTTGGCATTATTGGTGCGGTTTTAGCTTTAATTGGTATGGCTATAGTTTTTTATTATTTAAATAAAACCTTCCCAGATTTAGAATTACTAAATAACCCGATTCTTATTGGTGGCTTGTTTGTAACCATATTTATTTTAGGTATAGTAATTACGTGGATTAGTACATTTATTGCGACTCAACGTTTCTTAAATTTAAAAACAGATCAACTCTACTATTAA
- a CDS encoding energy transducer TonB produces MKLADTHKAALITALIAGTVLLIVFNIQLKKNDTLLSETFYDLQPEQDTEKKLEQKELTKQSDQAKAETNKAFNETDNSKRFAKAYNPIAPPKDYENSRLTQTEEITEAKELIENTNTALTDNDHLTDELSAYNSVNSILKKRTQKKQQSNASNGNNSSKKIGMNASVNKNSSMHYSLKDRTHEYLPTPIYLCEASGKIIINITVNAAGDVTDTYLNNASTSKNECLISSAIEYAKKARFNPDASKPSQIGSITFYFEGKH; encoded by the coding sequence TTGAAATTAGCAGACACTCATAAAGCAGCTTTAATTACAGCTCTCATTGCAGGCACTGTGCTACTTATTGTTTTTAATATACAGCTTAAAAAAAACGATACTTTACTTTCTGAAACCTTTTACGACTTACAACCCGAACAAGACACAGAAAAGAAACTTGAACAAAAAGAACTTACAAAACAGTCGGACCAAGCAAAAGCAGAAACGAATAAAGCTTTTAATGAAACAGACAATTCCAAACGTTTTGCCAAAGCATACAACCCTATAGCTCCTCCAAAAGACTATGAAAATTCAAGGCTAACTCAAACAGAAGAGATTACAGAAGCTAAGGAACTCATTGAAAACACTAACACGGCATTAACAGACAATGATCATCTTACAGATGAATTATCTGCTTATAATAGTGTAAACAGTATATTAAAAAAAAGAACCCAGAAAAAACAGCAATCTAATGCCTCTAATGGGAACAATTCTAGTAAAAAAATAGGCATGAATGCATCGGTTAATAAGAATAGTAGCATGCATTACTCTTTAAAAGACCGTACTCATGAATATCTGCCTACACCAATTTATCTATGCGAAGCTAGCGGAAAGATTATTATAAACATTACTGTAAATGCCGCAGGAGATGTAACAGACACCTATTTAAATAATGCTTCTACATCAAAAAACGAGTGCTTAATTAGCAGTGCTATAGAGTATGCTAAAAAAGCACGTTTTAATCCAGATGCTTCAAAACCGTCTCAAATAGGTTCAATAACATTTTATTTTGAAGGGAAACACTAA
- a CDS encoding DNA-3-methyladenine glycosylase I — MEIHRCGWCKNDDLYEAYHDLEWGVPVKDDATLFEFLILETFQAGLSWITILRKRENFRKAFDNFDYKKIAKYDDAKRKALTQDPGIVRNKLKINATISNAQAFIKIQEEFGSFSTYIWDFVNGKPIKNSFKSYKDTPANTPLSDAISKDLKKRGFKFVGSTVIYAHMQATGMVNDHEVNCFRYNEV, encoded by the coding sequence ATGGAAATACACAGATGTGGCTGGTGTAAAAATGATGATTTATATGAGGCTTACCATGATTTAGAATGGGGTGTACCCGTAAAAGATGATGCCACTCTCTTTGAGTTTTTAATTCTTGAAACGTTTCAAGCTGGTTTAAGCTGGATTACCATTCTTAGAAAACGTGAAAATTTCAGAAAGGCATTCGATAATTTCGATTATAAAAAAATAGCAAAATACGATGATGCTAAACGCAAAGCCCTAACACAAGATCCAGGAATAGTAAGAAATAAACTTAAAATAAATGCAACCATAAGTAATGCTCAGGCGTTTATTAAAATACAAGAAGAATTTGGAAGTTTTAGCACTTACATTTGGGATTTTGTTAATGGTAAGCCAATAAAAAATAGTTTTAAGAGTTATAAAGATACTCCAGCAAACACACCCTTAAGCGATGCCATAAGTAAAGATTTAAAAAAACGTGGCTTTAAGTTTGTAGGTTCTACAGTTATTTATGCGCATATGCAAGCTACCGGAATGGTAAACGACCATGAAGTAAATTGCTTTAGGTATAATGAAGTTTAA